In Brassica rapa cultivar Chiifu-401-42 chromosome A06, CAAS_Brap_v3.01, whole genome shotgun sequence, a single window of DNA contains:
- the LOC103848091 gene encoding uncharacterized protein LOC103848091, producing MADLKGKGIWYDNDDEPIQLTDEDDSHTIRDFQRSLIGKVLNPKKQNDRITANDLGNGKFLFTFESEEDLQYILQQGPFHYNFCMFVLVRWEPIIHDDYAWIIPLWVEITGIPLHLWTSTNLKKIGSNLGYIDEHKIKESEGRMSIDVDTRKPLVFHKKILSPDGDEVSIQMKYDKLFKHCTSCGLLSHELSHCPKKEQGSSVQMERADVFSRVQIPMGESARQPLLRDQTTRDQVVRYDHQDRTYHRNVDPHSSQRRSEEEGYSRSVYARKDVSSVWYVGKQGGKERRYKPDSSCYGSRYAPYDKNKNKSWRPKDKVETQREIVVGDREPYAPKSLQLCSGSSSTIPMEIPAEIEHHNTSGKKIESVIITPSRQLMEQDDNVTKRSNINARSITFSPTEEELPYNAQMIEALSEMEIVQDNKNDDGKEALMDCHVDDLLGRDLMDLEDGVMHSVRVADTVSIDLPRKERARGSSSTKGGRRSGIPLGLPNKKAGSFVGDLQNIDQVCQRALIGLLIITTVRRLRDQVQLRQVILEGWKSEDLPPGANIMEHIASCRKALSQWRQNNVNTEKLVEELKEKVEGLYANDDATSEEISEALKELSTALKAEELFWRQKSRVLWLREDDRNSKYFHALVKQRRARNRISQLLDENGNVVEDEEGLVAIATSYFGKIFESSNP from the exons ATGGCAGACCTGAAAGGCAAAGGGATTTGGTATGACAATGATGATGAGCCAATTCAGCTAACGGATGAAGATGATTCACATACGATCCGTGATTTTCAGCGCTCATTGATAGGGAAAGTTCTGAACCCTAAGAAGCAGAAT GATCGTATTACAGCTAACGACCTAGGTAATGGAAAGTTTCTTTTCACTTTTGAAAGCGAGGAGGATCTGCAATACATACTGCAACAAGGACCTTTTCACTACAACTTCTGCATGTTTGTTCTTGTTCGTTGGGAACCAATCATCCATGACGATTATGCATGGATCATTCCGTTATGGGTTGAGATAACGGGAATCCCCTTACACCTCTGGACGTCAACGAACTTGAAGAAAATAGGATCCAATCTTGGCTACATTGACgaacataaaataaaagaatcagAAGGTCGTATGTCTATTGATGTTGATACTCGGAAGCCACTTGTATTCCATAAGAAAATCTTATCGCCTGATGGGGATGAGGTATCGATCCAAATGAAGTATGACAAGCTGTTTAAGCACTGCACTTCTTGTGGTTTGCTGAGCCATGAACTCTCTCATTGCCCTAAGAAGGAGCAGGGGTCGAGTGTTCAGATGGAGAGAGCAGATGTCTTCTCACGGGTACAGATTCCTATGGGTGAATCAGCTCGACAGCCTTTGCTGCGAGACCAAACGACCCGTGATCAGGTTGTTCGATATGATCATCAGGATAGGACGTACCATCGTAACGTCGATCCGCATTCCTCGCAAAGACGCTCAGAGGAGGAAGGTTATAGTCGTTCAGTATACGCTCGTAAAGATGTCTCTTCGGTTTGGTACGTAGGGAAGCAAGGAGGGAAAGAGAGAAGATACAAACCGGACTCGAGCTGTTATGGTTCACGTTATGCCCCTTAtgataagaataaaaataaatcatggAGGCCCAAGGATAAAGTGGAGACACAGAGGGAGATCGTGGTGGGTGATAGAGAGCCATATGCTCCTAAGTCACTCCAGTTGTGCAGTGGGTCTTCTTCAACTATACCGATGGAGATCCCAGCTGAGATCGAACACCATAATACCAGTGGAAAGAAGATAGAAAGTGTGATTATCACTCCCTCACGCCAGCTGATGGAACAAGACGACAACGTCACTAAACGTAGCAACATCAATGCTCGATCTATCACTTTCTCTCCTACGGAGGAAGAGCTTCCATACAACGCTCAAATGATAGAGGCTCTCAGTGAGATGGAGATTGTTCAAGACAACAAGAATGATGATGGTAAGGAGGCTTTGATGGATTGTCATGTCGATGATTTACTTGGACGTGATCTGATGGATTTGGAGGATGGTGTGATGCATTCAGTTCGAGTGGCTGATACGGTTTCGATTGATTTGCCGAGGAAAGAAAGAGCGAGAGGTTCTTCTTCAACAAAGGGTGGGAGAAGGTCTGGGATCCCTTTGGGTTTACCAAATAAAAAAGCTGGTTCCTTCGTCGGGGATCTCCAAAACATCGACCAAGTTTGTCAAAGGGCTCTGATCGGTCTACTCATCATCACCACAGTTCGAAGGCTTCGAGATCAAGTTCAA CTAAGGCAAGTTATTCTGGAAGGATGGAAGTCTGAGGATCTCCCTCCTGGAGCGAATATAATGGAACATATTGCTAGTTGTCGGAAAGCTTTGAGCCAATGGAGACAAAACAATGTGAACACAGAAAAGTTAGTGGAGGAGCTTAAGGAAAAGGTAGAGGGTCTTTATGCGAATGATGATGCTACTTCTGAGGAGATATCAGAAGCTCTAAAGGAACTATCTACTGCTCTTAAGGCAGAGGAGTTGTTTTGGAGACAGAAAAGTAGGGTCTTATGGTTAAGGGAAGACGACAGGAACTCAAAATACTTTCATGCCCTAGTAAAGCAAAGGAGAGCACGTAATAGGATAAGTCAGCTCCTCGATGAAAATGGAAATGTGGTGGAGGATGAGGAGGGATTAGTAGCCATTGCTACTAGCTACTTTGGGAAAATATTTGAGTCTTCTAACCCATAG